In Quercus robur chromosome 11, dhQueRobu3.1, whole genome shotgun sequence, the following proteins share a genomic window:
- the LOC126706600 gene encoding L-type lectin-domain containing receptor kinase IX.1-like, which translates to MGVYNLNAKVSIMAVYTLTIKHFRFPQLFNLFSLFMITNLFSVLTPFTFTSALSFNFTSFSSQELNISYEKAYADEDQVIQLTGSTLKEGLAGRASYFRSMHLWNKASGHLTDFSTHFTFVIDSQNQTKYADGLTFFFAPNGSKLSPGAYGKNLGLYNYPPSNSQDSCFVAVEFDIWSNFQWDPPGARVGIDINSMKSVANVPWLSNISIMEGKTNEAWISYNSSSKNLSVVFTGFKNNVTVLQSLSRNVDLRNYLPEWVTFGFSAATGYNSSALHTIKSWDFISSLEIDNNNTNPKGSSLNLPAKKRNTSVLVVGFIVGGFILVGGLAMVLFVLWKRNRRDKEDDRALDEEFKRGTGPRRFSYDELARATNDFNDKEKLGQGGFGGVYRGFLRDLDTIVAVKRVSEGSRQGIREYASEVKIISQLRHKNLVQLIGWCHKRSSGQLLLVYDFMPNGSLDSHLFREEALLIWEVRYKIVQDLASALLYLHEGWERCVLHRNIKSSNIMLDFNFNAKLGNFGLAKLVDHAKASRITDLVGTKGYMNPACVTTRRAIKESDIYSFGIVVLELACGRKPTKHEALEDQVVMLNWVKELHELGEVLNAADQRLGGRFNEQQMKCLLILGLWCAHSECDRRPSIREAIQVLNFEAPFPLLQLDTLRSSYRTPMNEAASLLSTSNGATNYMG; encoded by the coding sequence ATGGGTGTTTACAACCTCAATGCCAAAGTTTCAATCATGGCTGTTTACACCCTCACGATCAAACATTTCCGATTTCCACAGCTTTTcaaccttttttctttatttatgatCACCAATCTTTTCTCTGTACTAACCCCATTTACATTTACAAGTGCTTTGTCCTTCAACTTCACTAGTTTTAGCTCTCAGGAACTTAACATATCATACGAGAAAGCTTACGCTGATGAAGACCAAGTAATCCAGCTCACAGGCAGCACGCTGAAAGAAGGGTTGGCAGGTCGAGCCAGTTATTTCAGATCCATGCACCTGTGGAATAAGGCCTCCGGACACCTCACAGATTTTTCTACCCATTTTACCTTTGTCATTGATTCGCAGAATCAAACAAAATATGCAGATGGGTTGACCTTCTTCTTCGCACCTAATGGTTCCAAACTTTCTCCGGGTGCCTATGGTAAAAATCTGGGTCTCTATAACTACCCACCGTCAAATTCACAGGATAGTTGTTTTGTTGCAGTGGAATTTGATATTTGGAGCAATTTCCAATGGGATCCGCCTGGGGCACGTGTAGGTATTGATATCAACTCCATGAAATCTGTTGCTAATGTGCCATGGTTGAGTAATATTTCTATAATGGAAGGGAAaacaaatgaagcttggattaGTTACAATTCAAGCTCAAAAAATTTGAGTGTTGTCTTTACTGGTTTTAAAAACAATGTTACTGTTTTGCAATCGCTTTCTCGTAATGTTGATTTGAGAAATTACCTACCTGAGTGGGTTACCTTTGGATTCTCAGCCGCAACAGGATATAATAGTTCTGCATTACATACTATTAAATCTTGGGATTTTATTTCAAGTCTGGAAATTGATAATAACAATACCAACCCAAAAGGTTCCAGTCTGAACCTCCCCGCTAAGAAAAGGAACACGTCCGTGTTAGTTGTGGGGTTCATTGTTGGTGGATTTATTTTGGTTGGTGGGTTGGCCATGGTTCTGTTTGTCTTGTGGAAGAGGAATCGGAGGGATAAAGAAGATGATCGTGCCCTTGATGAAGAGTTTAAAAGGGGAACAGGACCTCGGAGGTTTTCATATGATGAATTGGCTCGTGCGACAAATGATTTCAATGACAAAGAAAAGCTAGGCCAAGGAGGATTTGGTGGGGTTTACAGGGGATTTTTAAGGGACTTAGATACCATTGTTGCTGTTAAAAGGGTATCAGAAGGGTCTAGACAAGGGATAAGAGAGTATGCATCAGAAGTAAAAATTATCAGTCAATTGAGACACAAGAATTTGGTGCAACTCATTGGATGGTGTCACAAAAGAAGTTCTGGACAACTATTACTTGTTTATGATTTCATGCCCAATGGAAGCTTAGATTCACATCTTTTCAGAGAAGAAGCCTTATTGATATGGGAAGTGAGGTACAAAATTGTACAAGACTTGGCTTCAGCCTTGCTTTACTTGCATGAAGGATGGGAACGCTGTGTGTTGCACAGGAATATAAAATCAAGCAATATTATGcttgattttaatttcaatgCCAAACTTGGGAATTTTGGATTAGCTAAGCTTGTGGACCATGCTAAAGCATCACGAATTACTGATTTGGTAGGTACCAAGGGCTATATGAACCCAGCATGTGTCACAACTCGTAGGGCCATTAAAGAATCAGATATCTACAGTTTTGGAATTGTTGTATTGGAGTTAGCCTGTGGAAGAAAGCCAACCAAACACGAGGCCCTAGAAGATCAGGTAGTGATGTTGAACTGGGTTAAGGAGCTCCATGAATTAGGAGAGGTTCTTAATGCAGCTGACCAAAGGTTGGGTGGACGTTTTAATGAGCAACAAATGAAGTGCTTGTTAATTTTAGGCCTTTGGTGTGCTCACTCCGAATGCGATCGTAGGCCTTCAATAAGAGAAGCAATTCAAGTGCTCAATTTTGAAGCTCCATTTCCTCTTCTCCAATTAGATACTCTCAGGTCATCATATCGTACTCCAATGAATGAAGCTGCATCTTTGCTTTCAACCTCCAATGGTGCTACTAATTATATGGGATGA
- the LOC126705172 gene encoding uncharacterized protein LOC126705172, whose protein sequence is MDSLPTKQNLARRKILVDVTCSLCEDYPETLLHALWLCDQAKSVWKSESRFSGLYRKAHRSFADLLDSVFQQGSVFSVALFSTITWSLWQRRNKLRERQPTWPIQEIGRRAKELVMEFFEVHQRPPNAVQHVPRVKWSPPAEGGYKANFDAAFFESSELAGIGVVVRDSSGNVMGALSQKISRPQSVEHAEALAACRAVILVKELLLTQACFEGDCQRVIQAINAGGPNHTLFSHIIEEICNFSSSLASCSFVHVRREGNKLAHALARRAVLSADTDVWVEELPNDLDDVFRFDLVQ, encoded by the coding sequence ATGGACTCCCTtcccacaaaacaaaatcttgcACGACGGAAGATTCTGGTGGACGTGACTTGCTCCCTGTGCGAGGATTATCCAGAAACACTCTTGCATGCATTATGGCTGTGTGATCAAGCCAAGTCGGTTTGGAAATCAGAGTCTAGATTTTCTGGTTTGTATCGGAAAGCCCACAGGAGCTTCGCGGACTTGCTAGACTCTGTTTTTCAGCAAGGCTCTGTTTTCTCTGTTGCTCTCTTCTCAACAATTACCTGGAGTCTTTGGCAGCGCAGAAACAAGCTGCGTGAACGCCAACCCACGTGGCCCATTCAGGAGATAGGTCGAAGAGCAAAGGAGCTGGTTATGGAGTTCTTCGAGGTTCACCAGCGACCTCCGAACGCAGTGCAACATGTTCCTCGTGTCAAGTGGTCACCGCCAGCAGAGGGTGGATACAAAGCTAATTTTGATGCGGCTTTTTTTGAGAGTAGTGAGCTTGCTGGAATTGGGGTGGTGGTTCGGGACAGTTCTGGTAATGTCATGGGAGCGTTGAGTCAAAAAATTTCTAGACCCCAGTCCGTGGAGCATGCTGAAGCCCTGGCCGCCTGTAGAGCTGTGATCTTGGTGAAAGAATTATTGCTCACTCAAGCGTGTTTTGAAGGTGATTGCCAACGGGTGATTCAAGCCATCAATGCAGGTGGTCCCAACCATACACTTTTTAGCCATATTATTGAAGAGATTTGCAATTTCAGCTCATCTTTAGCAAGTTGTTCCTTTGTTCATGTTCGTAGAGAGGGTAATAAATTGGCACATGCCCTAGCTAGAAGAGCAGTTTTATCTGCAGACACTGATGTATGGGTAGAAGAGCTACCCAATGACTTGGATGATGTATTTCGCTTTGatttagttcaataa